The following DNA comes from Mycolicibacterium lutetiense.
GCGCGGAAGTGGTGAGCGGCGCCCGGCCGGCCTGACCCTGATGAGACACCTGATCGGTCCAGGATTGTCCGTCCCACCAGCGGTACTCGTAGCGGCCGTCAGGATCGGGCAGCCAGCCGGGTTGCCAGTTTCCGTTCACAGTCATTCCTCGAATCGTCGGGTGGGGAGAAATCGCCACCAGGCTACAAGTCGGCGGCTCCGGGTCGCGGGCGTAACCAGATGGCGGAATTTTCGCCCTTAGGTTCTGGGGGTGAATGCAACAGCTTCTAGCTGAGGAGTTGTTGATGCGTGCACGTCGTCTGTGTGGGTTGGCCTGTGCCGGCCCTCAGTTCTGGGATCACATCAAACAGGGAATGACCCCCAGTGAGGCCGGGGTGGCCGTCGGCGCGTCGGAAACCAGCGGTAGGCGTTGGTTTGCTGATGCTGGTGGAGTGAGACCTAGGATTCGCGACGAGTCGGCTCCGCGCACGCGGCCCCGGCTCACCATTGAAGAGCGCAACGAGATCCAAGACGGCGTGGCCAGGCAAGAGCCGATCCAGCAGATGGCGCGACGGTTGGATCGCCATCCGACAACGATCATGCGGGAAATCGGTCGGAATGGGTGGTGCCGTGGTCGATACCGGGCACGGTATCGGTTCGGTGCCCGGTGGCACGGCGGGCCGACAACCAAACCGAAGTATCGGGCCGATCTGGCTCAGTCGCATGCCGCTGACCGGGCTCGCCGGACCAAGCCAGGCAAGCTGGCGATCAATGAACGGTTGCACGATGAGGTGCAGAATCGGTTGCACGATGAGCACAGCCCCGAGCAGATCGCCAAACGCCTGAGGCTGGATTTCCCCGACGAGCCGGAGATGTGGGTGTCCCACGAAACCATCTATCAGGCCATCTACGTGCAGGGCAAAGGCAACCTACGCCGCGAACTGCATACCTGCCTGCGCACTGGGCGTGCCCTACGCAAGCCCCAACGGCGCGCCGATGAGCGGCGGGGTCGGATTCCCGACATGGTCAACATCAGCGAGCGCCCACCCGACGTCAACGACCGCGCCCTGCCCGGGCACTGGGAGGGCGACCTGATCACCGGTACCGAGAACAAGACTGCAATCGGAACCCTTGTGGAGCGCACGACCCGCTTCACGATGCTCTTGCACCTGCCCCACGACCACGGCGCGGTCGCAGTACAGGAGGCGATCGTGGCGAAAATGGCGGCGCTGCCGGCGATCCTGCGTAAAACGCTGACCTGGGATCAGGGCAAGGAGATGGCCAACCACGTAGCCACCGCCAAGGCCGCCGACATCGACATCTACTTCTGCGATCCGCATTCACCCTGGCAGCGCGGGACCAACGAAAACACCAACGGGTTGTTACGCCAATACTTTGCTAAGGGCACCGACCTGTCGGTGTTCCCACCGGACTACCTCGACTACGTCGCAGCCAAACTCAATACCCGCCCACGCAAAACACTGGGCTGGAAAACTCCGGCCGAGGCCCTCGACGAACTACTCTCGAACCCGCCCGAACCATCAGCTGTTGCAACCAAACCTTGAAACCGCCGCCTCGGCACCGCCACAGCGTTACAAACGCGGCGAACCGCTGGCATCCTTAGTGCCATGGCAAAGGAAATCGACCCGCTTCGTGCCCAAGGTGCGCTCGCGGTCTTCAAGCAGCACCCCGGCATGGTGCTGTTCGCGGTGTCGCCGGCGATCATCCTGCTGGGCGCCGTGTGGTGGATCGCCGGCCCGGGCTGGGCCGGGCTGCTGCTGGTGGCCCTGGTGCTGGCCGGCGGGGCCGCACTGCTGCTCAAGCGCAACTAGAACGCCGCAAGCAGAAATCCACGTTCGCCGGTGGTGAACGCCGTCCTATCTGCGATGTAACGGTGTAATCATGTAATCATGAACAAACATCAACACCATCGCCGGTCTGCGGACGAGGCCGCCGAATGGTTCGCAGGCCGACTGCCCGATACCTGGTTCACGAGCGATCCGACGGTGATCGTCGACCGTGAAGAGATCACCGTCATCGGACGGCTGCCCGATGCCACAGATAACCCAGAAGCCGAGACCCAGGCCCGGGCCTCCGGGCGGGCCTCACGGTTCCGGGAGGAGACGCGCAGCGAGCGGATGCGCATCGCCGACGAGGCGCAGGGCCGTTTCGACCGGAAGGTCTCCTGGGGCGTAGAAATCAGCACAGGAGTCGGTTCCGAATCGGAGCGAATCCTGTTCACCCACATCGCGGTACCGGTGATGACCCGGCTCAAGCAGCCCGAACGGCAGGTACTCGACACCCTGGTCGACGCCGGCGTGGCCCGGTCGCGCTCGGACGCACTTGCCTGGTCGGTGCGCCTGGTCGGCCAGCACACCGAGGAATGGTTGGACAAGCTGCGCGGTGCGATGAAGGCGGTTGACGATCTGCGGGCAGAGGGTCCCGGCGCCTAGATTCGCTCGATCCCGACGTACACCGAGCCGAGCACCGAGGTCTGGGACAGCGGATCGATCGCTGTCCCGTCGGCCAGCAGGTTGCGGTTGACCCCGTAGGAATCCGGTGCGCTGCCGTGGAGCGGGTCGAATACCCTTGAGCCCCAGCCATGATCGAGTACGACGACCCCGCGGCGGGGCCGGTCGCTGAGCGCCGCCGTCACCTCCACCTGTCCCACCGGTGAGTACACGCGCACCCGGTCGCCTGCCGCAATGCCCAGCGCTGCAGCGTCCTCGGGGTGCAGCAGTACCTCGTTGTCCTTGCCTCCAGGATGCAGGCCAGGCACTTCGTTCAGCCAGGAGTTCATCGAATGCCGCCGGCGCCCATTGCCCAGTATGAACGGGAACCCTTCCGGTGCTTGGTGATCGGATGTGGCGAGCAGTTCACGGGTCCGCGCCACAAACTCGGCGGGGGCGGCATGGACCTTGTGGTCCGGGGTGCGCAACGCTTCGCGGAACCGGCCGAACTGCCGCGGTCCGAGTACCAGCCCGTGCGGATTCGACGTCAGCTCGCGCCAGGTGAGCTTGTGCCCGTCGACTTTCCGTGAGGTCAGGATGATCAGCCGGTCCATCCAGTGCGGCCCGAACGCCAACCCGGGCCGCCGGGTCCGCGCCGCCAGCCAACGGGTCGCGCGGATGAACCCGTTGAATCCCTTCGCGCCGAACAGCGGGCGCCGCATGGCCAGCGCCAGATCGGTGAACACCCGCCACTCCTCGCGGGTGCCGTCCGGTGGTTCGACGGCCTTCACGCCGTACTGCACGTAGGGCTCGTCGTGCATGCCGCTGGTGAAGGCCAACAGATCGTCGCGCTCGAGCCAGTGCACCGCGGGCAGCAGCCAGTGCGCGTGCCGGTGGCTCTCGCGCTGCACCAGGTCGATGGCCACCAGCAGGTCCAGCCCGCCCAGGGCCTCGTCGAGCCTGGCCCCGTCGGGCCCGGAGATCACCGGGTTACCGGAATTGATCAACAGCGCGCGGATCTGGCCACGGCCCGGCGTGGTGATCTCGTCGGGCAGTTCGGCCAGCGCGTGTGCCCCGGCCACCAGACCACGTCCGGCCAGCCTGCTGGTGTGCGGGCGGGTGGCCGCCAGCCCGGCCAGCCGCAGCGTGTCGACATAGCCCGGCTCGAAGCGGCGCCCACCGGGGCGATCCATCCGCCCGGTGATCAGGTTGAGTACATGACCCAGCCATTCGGCCACCGTGCCCGCGGCATGCAGCGACACCCCGGTGCGCGTGATGGCCATCGCTCCTGGCGCCGAGGCGAATTCGCGCGCCACCCGCTCGATCACGTCGCGGGCGATATCGCAGCGCGACGCCAGATCGTCCAGGTCGGCGTCGGCGGTCAGCGCGCGGAGGTCGGGCACCCCGGTCGCCAGCTCGGCGCAGTCGGCGCGGTGCTCGCGGCCCTCGTCGACAATCACCTTGACCATCGCCAGCAGCAGCGCCCAATCCGTACCCGGACGCACCGATAGATGTAGATCCGCGGCTTGGGCGCTCTCGGTGCGGATCGGGTCCACCACGACGATCCGTGCGCCCCGCTTCTGGCGGGCCAGTGCGCGGCGCCAGCCGCCAGGCACCGACTCAACCCAGTTCCAAGCGCTCACAGCGGGATTGGCCCCGACGATCAGGAAGTAGTCGCAGTGGTCGACATCGGACACCGGCACCATCAGTGGTGATCCGTACATGGCTTCGGCCACCACGTGCAGCGCGTTCTGGTCCACCGATCCGACCGCGTAGCGGTTGTACGTGCCGATGGCATCCAGCCAGGCGTTCATGAACACCAGGTTCGACGACGAGTAGCCGGCCGGATTGCCGTAGTAGGCGGCCACCGCATCCGGGCCGCCGACCTTGATGATCCGGTTCATGCGCTGCGCGATGTCGCTGATCGCCTCGTCCCAACTCGCCTCGACATAGCCGTCACCGACCCGGCGCATGGGGCGAAGGATGCGTCGAGGGTGTTCCACCACCTGACCGGCGGTGCGGCCTTTCGCGCAAAAATCACCCCAGGTGTGCGGGTTGAGCTTGTCGGCGGAGATCTTGACCACCCGGTTGTCCTCGACCGTCACCTCCAGGCCGCAGGACGCCAGACAGTACCGGCAGAACGTGTGCACGGTACGGGACGTCATTACACCGACACTACGGTTTGTAACGGAGGTGGGGGCGCTAAACCTGCGTCATTTCCCAGTACCGCCCATGCCGGGACATCAGTTCCTCGTGGGTGCCGCGTTCGATGATCCGGCCGCCGTCCATCACCAGGATCAGGTCGGCATCCCGGATGGTCGAAAGCCGGTGGGCGATGATGAAGCTCGTCCGGTCCCGGCGCAACTCGGCCATCGCCTGCTGGATCAGCAGTTCGGTGCGGGTATCCACCGCGCTGGTGGCCTCGTCGAGCACCAGCACCTTCGGCTGGGCCAGCACCGCGCGGGCGATCGTGATCAACTGCTTCTCGCCGGCGCTGATGGCGCCGCCGTCGTCGTCGACCCGGGTGGCGTACCCGTTCGGCAAGGTGTGCACGAACCGGTCGACGTAGGCCGCCCGAGCCGCCTCGATCACCTCGTCCTCGGACGCGTCGGGCCGCCCGTAGGCGATGTTGTCGTAGATGGTGCCGCCGAACAGCCAGGTGTCCTGCAGCACCATGCCGACCGAGGACCGCAGCGACTGCCGGCTCACCGTCGAGATGTCGACACCGTCGATCAGGATTCGGCCGGAATCGACGTCGTAGAACCGCATCAGCAGGTTCACGCACGTGGTCTTGCCCGCGCCGGTGGGGCCGACGATCGCCACGGTGCTGCCCGGCTCGGCCACCAGGGAGAGATCCTCGATCACCGGAGTGTCCGGCAGGTAGCCGAAGTTCACCCGGTCGAATTCGACCCGGCCGCTGCGGATTTCCAGTGCCGCGGCCGGTTCGGGGGACTGTTCTTCGGCGTCGAGCAGCTCGAAGACCCTTTCGGCGCTGGCGATTCCGGACTGCAGCGTGTTATACATCCCGGCGACCTGGCCCAGCGGTTGGTTGAACTGCCGCACATACTGGATGAACGCTTGGATGCTGCCCAGGGTGATCTGTCCGCCTGCTACCTGGAGGCCGCCCACCACGGCGACGGCCACATAGCTCAGGTTGCCGATGAACATCGTCGCCGGGCCGACCAGGCCCGAGAAGAACTGTGCCCCGATGCTGGACCGGTAGACCTCGTCGTTGAGCTCGTCGAACCGCCGCTGCGCGGCCTCCCGATGTCCGAAGGTCTTGACGATGGTGAAACCGCTGTAGGTCTCCTCGATGTGGGCCGCGAGGCGTCCGGTGTTGCGCCACTGCGCCACGAACAGCGGTTGGGAGCGACGGGTGATCCAGCGGATCACCAACAGTGCCAGCGGCACGGTGATGACGGTGAGCAGTGCCAGCAGCGGTGAGATGGTCAGCATCATCACCAGCACCGCGAACACCGTCAGCACCGAGGTCAGCAGTTGGCTGATGGTCATCGACACCGAGGTCGCGATGTTGTCGATATCGTTGGTGACTCGGCTCAGCACTTCGCCGCGCTGACGGGAATCGAAGTAGGACAGTGGAAGTCGGTGCAGTTTGTCCTCGACTTCGGCCCGTAGCGCCACCATGGTCCGTTGCACCGTGACGTTGAGCAACCGGGCCTGCAGCCACACCAGTACCGCGGCAAGCAGATACAGGCCCAGCGCCAGGGCCAGGGTGCGGGCCACCGCGGCGAAGTCCACTCCGTGGCCGGGAACCACGTTCATCCCGGACAGGAGATCGGCGAAGGTGGTGTCGCCGCGCGCCCGGGCCGCCGCGACGGCCTGCTCCTTGGTCAGTCCGGCGGGCAGTTCGCGCCCGATCACACCGTTGAACAGCAGATCGGTGGCGTGCCCGAGAATCCGGGGGCCGGTCACGCCGATCGCGATCCCGCCGACCCCGAGCAACACCACCGAGATCGCCAGGGCGCGTTGCGGCACCAGGCGTTTGAGCAGGCGCAGGACCGACCCGCGGAAGTCGCGGGTGCGCTCGACCGGCGCGGCCGGGGTTCCGCTGCGGCGCAGCACCGCCCCGGTCACCGTGGACCTCCGGCGGTGATCGCCTGCGATGCGGCGAACTCGGCGTAGGTGGGGCAGTCGGCGAGCAACGTCTCGTGGGTGCCGATGCCGACGATGCGGCCGTCCTCGACCACGACGACCTGGTCGGCCTCGATCACCGTCGAGATCCGTTGCGACACGATGACCACGGTGGCGTCGGCCGATACGTCACGCAAGGCGGAGCGCACCCGGGCATCGGTGTGTACGTCGAGGGCCGACAGCGCATCGTCGAACAGGTAGATCGCGGGCCTGCGGATCACCGCTCGCGCGATCGCGAGCCGTTGTCGCTGTCCGCCGGAGAAATTGATGCCGCCCTGGGCCACCGGGCGGTCCAGTCCGTCGGGGTGGGCCGCCACGAAGTCGTCGGCGGACGCGATCCGCAGTGCGTCCCACATCTGTTCGGTGGTGAGTTCCTGTCCCGGCGCGGCCCCGTAGCGCAGGTTCTCGGCGATCGTTCCGGAGAACAGGTAGCCCCGCTGGGGGACCAGACCGATCGAGGACCACAACTGCTCGAGGTCGAGATCGCGCACGTCGACGCCGTCGACGCGTACCGCACCCGCGGTGACGTCGTAGAAGCGGCAGATCATCGCCAGCAGGGTGGATTTCCCGGATCCGGTGGACCCGACGACCGCAGTGGTGGTCCCGCGCCGGACGCGCAGCGAGACCTGCTGTAGCACCGGGCGATCGGCGCCCGGGTAGCTGAACGATGCGTCGTCGAACTCGATCTCACCAGCGATGGACACCGGTCGGACCGGGTCGGGGGGGTTGGTGATCTGGGGCCGCGTGCCCAGAACACCGCTGACGCGCTCGGCGCAGACCGACGCGCGCGGGAGCATCACCGCCAGCACCGTCGCCATCAGCACGGCCATCAGGATCTGCATGAAGTAGGCGAGAAACGCGATCAGTGAGCCCACCTGCATGTGGCCGGCGTCGATCCGCAGCCCGCCGAACCAGATCAGGGCGACGCTGGAGATGTTGATCACCAGGGTGGTGGCCGGCAGCATCAGCGCCTGCCACTGCCCGGCCTCCACCGCAGTGGCCGACAGGGACTCGTTGGCGTCGGCGAACCGCCGCTCCTCGACGGATTCGCGGGCGAACGCCCGGATCACCCGGATACCGGAAAGCTGATCACGCAACACCCGGTTGATCCCGTCGATCAGCCGCTGCATGCGCCGGAAGATCGGCATCAGGTGGGTGATGATCCAGTAGTTCGCCAGTCCCAGTACCGGAACACTGACCAGCAGCAGCCACGACAGCCCGGCGTCCTGGTGCACCGCCATCAGGATTCCGCCGATCGACATGATCGGGGCGGTGATCAGAATGGTGGCGGTCATCTGCAGCAGCTGCTGGATCTGGCCGACGTCGTTGGTGGTGCGGGTCAGCAGCGTCGGGGCGCCGAAGCGGGCGGTCTCCTCGGCCGAGAATGTGGTGACGTGATGGAAGATCGCCGAGCGTAGATCGCGGCCGAAACTCATGGCTGCGCGCGATCCGAAGAACACCGCTCCGATGGCGCAGGCCACCTGCAGACCGGTGACACCGAGCATCACCCCGCCGAGTTCGACGATGAGCCGGGTGTCGCCCTTGGCCACCCCGTCGTCGATGATCGCGGCGTTGACCGTCGGGAGGTAGAGCGACGCCAGGGTGCTGATCACCTGTAGTGCCGCAACGATGGCGAGCAGCCGCCGGTACGGCCGCACGTACTGTCGCAGCAGCGCCCAGAGCATCTGGTTACTCTTGCACACCACCCGCTGACGGTCGTGTTCAGACGTCGGCGGGTCCGGATCGGTGAAAGTCCAGGTCAGTCGGTATGTCGGTATCGGGCAGGGGTGTTACAGCTACAGTGCATGGCGTGACGGTCCGCACGGCCACCAAGCCACTACTCCGCAATGCCAGAACCTTGGCGGTATTGGCTACGGCAATGGTCCCGGTGTTCGCCGGGTGCTCGACTGATGAGCCCGCGTCCCCGCAGGTGCCGCAGAGCGAGGCGCCGAGTGCCGGCGGCACGGGCGCGCACGGTCCGCATTTTCCGCATTGCGGCGGCGTGAGCGATCAGACGGTGACGGAGTTGACCCAGGTTCAGGGGCTCGTCAACACCGCGACCAATTCCTCGGGCTGCCAGTGGCTGCAGGGCGGCAGCATCCTGGGGCCCCACTTCTCCTTCACGTGGTTCCGGGGCAGCCCGATCGGCCGGGAACGCAAGACCGAGGAACTGTCGCGAACCAGCGTGGAGGACATCAACATCGAGGGTCACAGCGGTTTCATCGCGGTCGGGGAGAACCCGCTCAAGGCCGGCGACGTCAACCTGTGCGAGATCGGTATCCAGTTCGACGACGATTTCATCGAGTGGTCCGTGAGCTTCGACCAGAAGCCCTACCCCGAACCGTGCCAGGTGGCCAAGGAGCTGACCCGCCAGTCGATTGTGAATTCCAAATGAGCATGCAGCGTGGGGTCGCGGGGGTCATGGCCGCGCTGGCGGTGTTCGTCGGGCTCACCGGTTGCACCCGCACCGTGGACGGTAACGCCGCCAAGGAGGGGTCCAGTGGCGGCCCCAGCAACAACAAGTCCGAGAAGACGTACCCCAACCTGCTCAAGGAATGCGATGTCCTGACCACGGACATCCTGGCCAAGACCGTGGGGGCCGACCCGCTCGACATCCAGAGCACGTTCGTCGGTGCGGTCTGCCGATGGCAGGCGGCCAATCCGGCCGGCCTGGTCGACATCACCCGGTTCTGGTACGAGCAGGGCAGCCTGGACAACGAGCGTCAGACGGCCGAGAAGCTGCAGTACGCGATCGAGCAACGCCGGATCGCCGGTGTCGATTCGATCATCATGAGACCGCAGGGGCTCAACGGGGCATGCGGCGTGGCCAGCGACGCGGCCGGTGTGGTCGGCTGGTGGGTCAATCCGCAGGGGCCGGGAATCGACGCCTGCCCCATGGCGATCAAGCTCATGGAACTGACGCTGGCCACCAACTCTTAGCGGGGCACGGCTCAGCGGGGCACGTGGAAGCGCACCAATGCCGCGCCGCCCAGCGCGAGCTGGTCCCACGGGCCGTTGAAGCGCAGCACTGCGATCGCCGAGGTCGGGAACTTCAGTGAAATACTCTCCGCCGCAATCCGGTTGGAGCCGTCCGCCAGGCCGAGTGCGACTGCGGACATGGCCGGTTCGTGGCCGATCACCAGAACCGTCGACGGGTCGGCGCCGAAACGTGACGACACACCGTTGATCTCGTCGATGACGGTGCCCGGTCGGGCGTCGTAGATGCGCTCGGCGTACTGCACGGGTGCCTCGATGCCGGTGCGTTCCAAGGTCTGACGGGTCCGCGTCGCCGTCGAGCACAGCACCGCGTCCACGTCGGTGATGTTGGCCCGGATCCAGTCCCCGGCCAGGCCGGCCTCCCTGATGCCCCGCGCGGCCAGCGGTCGGTCGTGGTCGGCGACGCCGTCGGGATAGTCCGACTTGGCGTGGCGCATCAGCAGCAGGGTTCTGATCGGACTGATCGGATCGGCCATTTCAACAGGGTAGGCACCCGCGCGGGGCCATGCCGCTGCAGGTCCCGGGACTTGTCGGCGCCCGGACCTACACTCGCCTTGCTCGGAAGTTGAA
Coding sequences within:
- a CDS encoding IS30 family transposase — protein: MRARRLCGLACAGPQFWDHIKQGMTPSEAGVAVGASETSGRRWFADAGGVRPRIRDESAPRTRPRLTIEERNEIQDGVARQEPIQQMARRLDRHPTTIMREIGRNGWCRGRYRARYRFGARWHGGPTTKPKYRADLAQSHAADRARRTKPGKLAINERLHDEVQNRLHDEHSPEQIAKRLRLDFPDEPEMWVSHETIYQAIYVQGKGNLRRELHTCLRTGRALRKPQRRADERRGRIPDMVNISERPPDVNDRALPGHWEGDLITGTENKTAIGTLVERTTRFTMLLHLPHDHGAVAVQEAIVAKMAALPAILRKTLTWDQGKEMANHVATAKAADIDIYFCDPHSPWQRGTNENTNGLLRQYFAKGTDLSVFPPDYLDYVAAKLNTRPRKTLGWKTPAEALDELLSNPPEPSAVATKP
- a CDS encoding molybdopterin-containing oxidoreductase family protein is translated as MTSRTVHTFCRYCLASCGLEVTVEDNRVVKISADKLNPHTWGDFCAKGRTAGQVVEHPRRILRPMRRVGDGYVEASWDEAISDIAQRMNRIIKVGGPDAVAAYYGNPAGYSSSNLVFMNAWLDAIGTYNRYAVGSVDQNALHVVAEAMYGSPLMVPVSDVDHCDYFLIVGANPAVSAWNWVESVPGGWRRALARQKRGARIVVVDPIRTESAQAADLHLSVRPGTDWALLLAMVKVIVDEGREHRADCAELATGVPDLRALTADADLDDLASRCDIARDVIERVAREFASAPGAMAITRTGVSLHAAGTVAEWLGHVLNLITGRMDRPGGRRFEPGYVDTLRLAGLAATRPHTSRLAGRGLVAGAHALAELPDEITTPGRGQIRALLINSGNPVISGPDGARLDEALGGLDLLVAIDLVQRESHRHAHWLLPAVHWLERDDLLAFTSGMHDEPYVQYGVKAVEPPDGTREEWRVFTDLALAMRRPLFGAKGFNGFIRATRWLAARTRRPGLAFGPHWMDRLIILTSRKVDGHKLTWRELTSNPHGLVLGPRQFGRFREALRTPDHKVHAAPAEFVARTRELLATSDHQAPEGFPFILGNGRRRHSMNSWLNEVPGLHPGGKDNEVLLHPEDAAALGIAAGDRVRVYSPVGQVEVTAALSDRPRRGVVVLDHGWGSRVFDPLHGSAPDSYGVNRNLLADGTAIDPLSQTSVLGSVYVGIERI
- a CDS encoding ABC transporter ATP-binding protein: MTGAVLRRSGTPAAPVERTRDFRGSVLRLLKRLVPQRALAISVVLLGVGGIAIGVTGPRILGHATDLLFNGVIGRELPAGLTKEQAVAAARARGDTTFADLLSGMNVVPGHGVDFAAVARTLALALGLYLLAAVLVWLQARLLNVTVQRTMVALRAEVEDKLHRLPLSYFDSRQRGEVLSRVTNDIDNIATSVSMTISQLLTSVLTVFAVLVMMLTISPLLALLTVITVPLALLVIRWITRRSQPLFVAQWRNTGRLAAHIEETYSGFTIVKTFGHREAAQRRFDELNDEVYRSSIGAQFFSGLVGPATMFIGNLSYVAVAVVGGLQVAGGQITLGSIQAFIQYVRQFNQPLGQVAGMYNTLQSGIASAERVFELLDAEEQSPEPAAALEIRSGRVEFDRVNFGYLPDTPVIEDLSLVAEPGSTVAIVGPTGAGKTTCVNLLMRFYDVDSGRILIDGVDISTVSRQSLRSSVGMVLQDTWLFGGTIYDNIAYGRPDASEDEVIEAARAAYVDRFVHTLPNGYATRVDDDGGAISAGEKQLITIARAVLAQPKVLVLDEATSAVDTRTELLIQQAMAELRRDRTSFIIAHRLSTIRDADLILVMDGGRIIERGTHEELMSRHGRYWEMTQV
- a CDS encoding ABC transporter ATP-binding protein, with the translated sequence MLWALLRQYVRPYRRLLAIVAALQVISTLASLYLPTVNAAIIDDGVAKGDTRLIVELGGVMLGVTGLQVACAIGAVFFGSRAAMSFGRDLRSAIFHHVTTFSAEETARFGAPTLLTRTTNDVGQIQQLLQMTATILITAPIMSIGGILMAVHQDAGLSWLLLVSVPVLGLANYWIITHLMPIFRRMQRLIDGINRVLRDQLSGIRVIRAFARESVEERRFADANESLSATAVEAGQWQALMLPATTLVINISSVALIWFGGLRIDAGHMQVGSLIAFLAYFMQILMAVLMATVLAVMLPRASVCAERVSGVLGTRPQITNPPDPVRPVSIAGEIEFDDASFSYPGADRPVLQQVSLRVRRGTTTAVVGSTGSGKSTLLAMICRFYDVTAGAVRVDGVDVRDLDLEQLWSSIGLVPQRGYLFSGTIAENLRYGAAPGQELTTEQMWDALRIASADDFVAAHPDGLDRPVAQGGINFSGGQRQRLAIARAVIRRPAIYLFDDALSALDVHTDARVRSALRDVSADATVVIVSQRISTVIEADQVVVVEDGRIVGIGTHETLLADCPTYAEFAASQAITAGGPR
- a CDS encoding DUF3558 domain-containing protein; translation: MHGVTVRTATKPLLRNARTLAVLATAMVPVFAGCSTDEPASPQVPQSEAPSAGGTGAHGPHFPHCGGVSDQTVTELTQVQGLVNTATNSSGCQWLQGGSILGPHFSFTWFRGSPIGRERKTEELSRTSVEDINIEGHSGFIAVGENPLKAGDVNLCEIGIQFDDDFIEWSVSFDQKPYPEPCQVAKELTRQSIVNSK
- a CDS encoding DUF3558 domain-containing protein; this translates as MSMQRGVAGVMAALAVFVGLTGCTRTVDGNAAKEGSSGGPSNNKSEKTYPNLLKECDVLTTDILAKTVGADPLDIQSTFVGAVCRWQAANPAGLVDITRFWYEQGSLDNERQTAEKLQYAIEQRRIAGVDSIIMRPQGLNGACGVASDAAGVVGWWVNPQGPGIDACPMAIKLMELTLATNS
- a CDS encoding SixA phosphatase family protein; amino-acid sequence: MADPISPIRTLLLMRHAKSDYPDGVADHDRPLAARGIREAGLAGDWIRANITDVDAVLCSTATRTRQTLERTGIEAPVQYAERIYDARPGTVIDEINGVSSRFGADPSTVLVIGHEPAMSAVALGLADGSNRIAAESISLKFPTSAIAVLRFNGPWDQLALGGAALVRFHVPR